In a genomic window of Streptomyces sp. NBC_01231:
- the pelF gene encoding GT4 family glycosyltransferase PelF, which translates to MHVPHAARRPGATRVTLLTEGTYPHSHGGVSVWCDQLVQGMPDIAFDVVAVTGTGREPVVWDLPAHVTRVLSVPMWGAPPEGRAPRGRARNQLAAAYEQFLTALLDPCAEDGFPPALYAMARAATDGTLSPFLRGDRAVTILADVWNRPGLAVRESGPTLHDALTATALLEHALRPLAAPLPENGVAHAVSGGVAALPGLAALHQHGVPLLLTEHGVYLRERYLGYRTAPYRWPVKAVVLGFFRLLAEESYRRAALITPGNRYNRLWEEQGGADPESIRTVYNGVDPAAFPPAGPEPQALTLSWAGRVDPIKDLETLIRAFSLVRAQLPDARLRLFGGTPRGGEAYRERCEALAAELGHADAVTFEGRVDDIKDAYAAGNVVMLSSISEGFPFTLIEAMSCGRATVSTDVGGVREAVGDTGLVVPPRDPAAMAAAALELLRDPARRRAMGEAARLRVIEQFTLRQTIDTFRAIYLELPTLERRSKPAPTMSEALAPVSTVAG; encoded by the coding sequence ATGCACGTTCCCCACGCCGCGCGACGCCCCGGCGCGACGCGCGTCACCCTGCTCACCGAAGGCACCTACCCACACAGTCACGGCGGCGTGAGTGTCTGGTGCGACCAACTCGTCCAGGGCATGCCCGACATCGCCTTCGACGTCGTCGCCGTCACCGGCACCGGACGCGAACCCGTCGTCTGGGACCTGCCCGCCCATGTGACGCGGGTCCTGTCCGTCCCCATGTGGGGCGCCCCGCCCGAGGGCCGCGCGCCCCGGGGCCGCGCCCGCAACCAACTAGCCGCCGCCTACGAGCAGTTCCTGACCGCGCTGCTCGACCCGTGCGCCGAGGACGGCTTCCCGCCCGCCCTGTACGCCATGGCGCGCGCCGCCACGGACGGCACGCTGAGCCCGTTCCTGCGCGGCGACCGGGCCGTCACGATCCTGGCCGACGTGTGGAACCGGCCGGGCCTGGCGGTGCGCGAGTCCGGTCCCACGCTGCACGACGCGCTCACCGCGACCGCCCTGCTGGAACACGCCCTGCGCCCGCTGGCCGCACCGCTGCCCGAGAACGGGGTCGCGCACGCCGTCAGCGGCGGGGTCGCCGCGCTGCCCGGCCTCGCCGCGCTCCACCAGCACGGTGTACCCCTGCTGCTGACCGAGCACGGCGTCTATCTGCGTGAGCGCTACCTCGGCTACCGCACCGCCCCCTACCGCTGGCCCGTGAAGGCCGTGGTCCTCGGCTTCTTCCGGCTGCTCGCCGAGGAGAGCTACCGCCGGGCGGCCCTGATCACGCCCGGCAACCGCTACAACCGGCTCTGGGAGGAACAGGGCGGTGCCGACCCGGAGTCGATCCGCACGGTCTACAACGGCGTGGACCCGGCCGCGTTCCCGCCGGCCGGGCCCGAGCCGCAGGCACTCACCCTCAGCTGGGCGGGCCGGGTCGACCCCATCAAGGACCTGGAGACCCTCATCCGGGCCTTCTCCCTCGTACGGGCCCAACTCCCCGACGCGCGGCTGCGGTTGTTCGGCGGGACACCGCGTGGCGGAGAGGCCTACCGGGAACGCTGCGAGGCGCTGGCCGCCGAACTCGGGCACGCGGACGCGGTCACCTTCGAAGGCCGCGTCGACGACATCAAGGACGCCTACGCGGCCGGCAACGTGGTCATGCTGTCCAGCATCAGCGAGGGCTTCCCGTTCACCCTGATCGAGGCCATGTCGTGCGGGCGGGCCACCGTCTCCACCGACGTGGGCGGAGTACGGGAGGCCGTCGGCGACACCGGCCTCGTCGTACCACCGCGCGATCCCGCGGCGATGGCGGCGGCAGCGCTGGAACTGCTCCGCGATCCCGCACGGCGCCGGGCGATGGGAGAGGCGGCGCGGCTGCGGGTGATCGAGCAGTTCACCCTGCGCCAGACCATCGACACCTTCCGCGCGATCTACCTCGAACTGCCCACGCTGGAACGGCGGTCGAAGCCCGCGCCGACCATGTCCGAGGCGCTCGCGCCGGTGAGCACGGTGGCCGGATGA
- a CDS encoding M14 family metallopeptidase, whose amino-acid sequence MYSIGPLTVAPGERAQGLIPVGTSSYGVELGIPLIVVNGAQDGPVLCVDAGVHGDEYDGQEAVRRVLAEIDPATLRGTLVAIPCMNTPAFEAAARTSGLDHLNLNRIFPGDADGSYSLRLAATFVEQVVPAIDALVDLHTGGTFGEIAPLVILQGGYEELATDIALAAGHELVWKGGKWGGTVRHPTLAAGKPAITIEVGGGTYREENVALHAHSIRNIMRRLGMTDGEAELRDTYTAVSGTFARSDAGGFFVGHAEPGETCKEGDLIATIVDHYGTTLEQVRAPQEGIVLWVRRIRTVRPGDEVVIFGEVQGEIRP is encoded by the coding sequence ATGTACTCCATCGGTCCACTGACCGTCGCCCCCGGCGAGCGCGCCCAGGGCCTCATCCCCGTCGGCACCAGCAGCTACGGCGTGGAACTCGGCATCCCGCTGATCGTCGTCAACGGCGCGCAGGACGGCCCGGTCCTGTGTGTGGACGCGGGTGTGCACGGCGACGAGTACGACGGCCAGGAGGCCGTCCGCCGCGTCCTCGCGGAGATCGACCCGGCCACCCTGCGCGGCACGCTCGTCGCCATCCCCTGCATGAACACCCCGGCGTTCGAGGCGGCGGCCCGCACCAGCGGCCTCGACCACCTGAACCTCAACCGGATCTTCCCCGGCGACGCGGACGGCTCGTACTCGCTGCGCCTGGCCGCCACCTTCGTCGAGCAGGTCGTCCCGGCCATCGACGCCCTGGTCGACCTGCACACCGGCGGCACCTTCGGCGAGATCGCCCCGCTGGTCATCCTCCAGGGCGGCTACGAGGAACTGGCGACGGACATCGCCCTGGCCGCCGGGCACGAACTGGTCTGGAAGGGCGGCAAGTGGGGCGGCACGGTCCGCCACCCCACCCTCGCGGCGGGCAAGCCCGCCATCACCATCGAGGTCGGCGGCGGCACCTACCGTGAGGAGAACGTCGCCCTGCACGCGCACTCGATCCGCAACATCATGCGCCGGCTCGGCATGACCGACGGCGAGGCGGAGCTGCGGGACACCTACACGGCCGTTTCCGGCACCTTCGCCCGCTCCGACGCCGGCGGCTTCTTCGTCGGTCACGCCGAGCCGGGGGAGACCTGCAAGGAAGGCGACCTGATCGCCACCATCGTCGACCACTACGGCACCACGCTGGAGCAGGTCCGCGCCCCGCAGGAGGGCATCGTGCTCTGGGTGCGCCGGATCCGTACGGTCCGCCCGGGCGACGAGGTCGTCATCTTCGGTGAGGTGCAGGGGGAGATCCGGCCATGA
- a CDS encoding ABC transporter permease, with protein MAVLAPAPGSVAPVRKKRPGRALSDRRTRFGLLNAAPVVVYLLVLFVYPIFSTLMLSLKGEDGGFTLHWYTDAFRGASLEILLTTLRISAETSLLSLVIGFVLAAAVSRLKPLWAGLVMVIVVVPHFISALVRTYGWIILLGEHGVVNNALTGLHFPGAPFQLLYNELGVVIGTTSVMLPYTVLLLYAVMKGIDRRLMAAAASMGAGRITIFRRVYVPLVAPGLVNAGVLCFILCLGYYITPALMGGPKQTMVASLIDEQVMKQDQWNGASALGIILLILTFAGLLLLRLLKSAGERYRNRGAAS; from the coding sequence GTGGCCGTGCTCGCTCCGGCACCGGGCTCCGTAGCCCCGGTCCGCAAGAAACGACCAGGTCGCGCGCTGTCCGACCGCCGCACCCGCTTCGGACTGCTCAACGCCGCACCCGTCGTCGTGTATCTGCTCGTCCTCTTCGTCTACCCGATCTTCAGCACCCTGATGCTGAGCCTCAAGGGCGAGGACGGCGGCTTCACCCTCCACTGGTACACCGACGCCTTCCGGGGCGCCAGCCTGGAGATCCTCCTCACCACCCTGCGGATCTCCGCCGAGACCTCGCTGCTCAGCCTGGTCATCGGATTCGTCCTGGCCGCCGCGGTGTCCCGGCTCAAACCCCTGTGGGCGGGGCTGGTGATGGTGATCGTGGTCGTCCCGCACTTCATCAGCGCGCTGGTGCGCACCTATGGGTGGATCATCCTGCTGGGCGAACACGGCGTCGTGAACAACGCCCTGACGGGCCTTCACTTCCCCGGCGCACCCTTCCAGTTGCTCTACAACGAGCTCGGCGTCGTCATCGGCACCACCTCCGTGATGCTGCCGTACACCGTGCTGCTGCTGTACGCGGTCATGAAGGGCATCGACCGCCGGCTGATGGCCGCCGCGGCCAGCATGGGGGCCGGCAGGATCACCATCTTCCGCCGGGTCTACGTGCCGCTCGTCGCTCCCGGCCTGGTCAACGCCGGCGTGCTGTGCTTCATCCTCTGCCTCGGCTACTACATCACCCCCGCCCTCATGGGCGGCCCGAAGCAGACCATGGTCGCCTCGCTCATCGACGAACAGGTCATGAAGCAGGACCAGTGGAACGGCGCCTCGGCGCTCGGCATCATCCTGCTGATTCTCACCTTCGCCGGACTGCTGCTGCTCAGGCTGCTGAAGTCGGCGGGCGAGAGGTACCGGAACCGAGGTGCGGCGTCATGA
- a CDS encoding ABC transporter permease → MTELRSTLAGRITLAVLSTLILLFLALPIVVIVLTSFGKDAFGSFPPSTWTLDWYKVLFADGSKWPAALSLSILVASLTTVFSLILGMTAATAMVRSELPLRSAVYGLVLAPLVIPQVVVALGLFLLFEPAAMLGSPVAIALGHTVLASPIAVMILMATLKGIDERLEDAAASMGAGRLTVARRITFPLAMPGLIAAAIFSFITSFDEFFISQFLSSVTTVTLPVQVFNVLQYDVDPSVTAVSAILIAVAVLALTLVAVVRRLSGSGQQDGLLPTEPGMGLRAGSETAS, encoded by the coding sequence ATGACCGAACTCCGCTCCACCCTGGCCGGACGCATCACCCTGGCCGTCCTGTCCACGCTGATCCTGCTGTTCCTGGCGCTGCCGATCGTCGTCATCGTTCTCACCTCCTTCGGCAAGGACGCCTTCGGCTCCTTCCCGCCCAGTACCTGGACACTCGACTGGTACAAGGTGCTGTTCGCCGACGGCAGCAAGTGGCCGGCCGCACTGTCGCTCAGCATCCTGGTGGCGTCCCTCACCACCGTCTTCTCCCTGATCCTGGGCATGACGGCGGCCACGGCCATGGTCCGCAGCGAACTGCCGTTGCGCTCGGCGGTCTACGGCCTGGTCCTGGCCCCGCTGGTGATCCCCCAAGTGGTCGTCGCCCTCGGCCTGTTCCTGCTCTTCGAACCAGCCGCGATGCTCGGCAGCCCGGTCGCCATCGCCCTCGGCCACACCGTGCTGGCCTCACCGATCGCGGTCATGATCCTCATGGCCACGCTGAAGGGCATCGACGAACGGCTGGAGGACGCGGCCGCCAGCATGGGGGCGGGCCGCCTCACCGTCGCGCGGCGCATCACCTTCCCGCTGGCCATGCCCGGACTGATCGCCGCCGCGATCTTCTCCTTCATCACCAGCTTCGACGAGTTCTTCATCTCCCAGTTCCTGTCCTCCGTCACCACCGTGACCCTGCCGGTCCAGGTGTTCAACGTCCTCCAGTACGACGTCGACCCGTCGGTGACGGCCGTCAGCGCGATCCTCATCGCGGTCGCCGTCCTGGCCCTCACCCTGGTCGCCGTGGTGCGCAGGCTCAGTGGCTCCGGCCAGCAGGACGGCCTCCTGCCGACCGAGCCCGGCATGGGCCTGCGCGCCGGAAGCGAGACCGCATCATGA
- a CDS encoding haloacid dehalogenase type II, which produces MREIVTFDAYATLINFELGPTTLKVLEDRLDLDNLDVDEFLDDFRVMRFQAVLEAYRPYHEILHSSLRNAMRLHGLEYRESDGDALVEAVPTFGPWPEVPDALRALKTKYEIAIISNTDDNLIARNVENIGVEFDYVITAQQAGAYKPDRQTFEHAFTTMGVEPSQVIHTAQGWEYDHIPTRDLGLKRRVWINRYGRLGSADYQPYDELPDLSGLPKLLGC; this is translated from the coding sequence ATGCGAGAGATCGTCACCTTCGACGCCTATGCCACCCTGATCAACTTCGAGCTCGGCCCCACGACCCTGAAGGTCCTCGAGGATCGGCTGGACCTGGACAACCTCGATGTCGACGAGTTCCTCGACGACTTCCGCGTCATGCGCTTCCAGGCCGTCCTGGAGGCCTACCGCCCGTACCACGAGATCCTGCACTCCAGCCTGCGCAACGCCATGCGCCTGCACGGCCTGGAGTACCGCGAGTCCGACGGCGACGCCCTGGTCGAGGCCGTCCCCACCTTCGGCCCGTGGCCCGAGGTCCCGGACGCCCTGCGTGCCCTGAAGACCAAGTACGAGATCGCCATCATCTCCAACACCGACGACAACCTGATCGCACGGAACGTCGAGAACATCGGCGTCGAGTTCGACTACGTCATCACCGCCCAGCAGGCCGGCGCCTACAAGCCGGACCGCCAGACCTTCGAGCACGCCTTCACGACCATGGGGGTCGAGCCGTCCCAGGTCATCCACACCGCCCAGGGCTGGGAGTACGACCACATCCCGACCCGCGACCTCGGCCTGAAGCGCCGGGTGTGGATCAACCGCTACGGCCGCCTCGGCAGCGCCGACTACCAGCCGTACGACGAGCTGCCCGACCTGTCGGGTCTGCCGAAGCTGCTCGGCTGCTGA
- a CDS encoding aldo/keto reductase yields MRYRRLGERGPAVSVVGVGGNNVGSRLDEDGTKAVVHAALDAGITLFDTADMYGGSGERGGTRGDGERLLGAALKGHRDEVVLATKFGMEMGPEADLYGRRGARPYIRYAVEASLRRLGTDRIDLYQYHEPDGVTPLDETIAALFDLVDEGKIGHIGCSNLPAEELTGAFVSTQARYHLLDRGAESDLIPACLRHGVGLLPYYPLANGLLSGKYRRGEAPPPGSRLSWREGWLTDVALDRVEALTAYGAERGLTLLQVAVGGLAALPAVGSVICGAMTPEQVTANAAAADWIPDAADLAALDAIVIPGERVV; encoded by the coding sequence ATGAGATACCGCAGGCTCGGCGAGCGCGGGCCCGCCGTCTCGGTGGTCGGCGTCGGCGGCAACAACGTCGGCTCCCGCCTCGACGAGGACGGCACGAAGGCCGTCGTCCACGCTGCCCTCGACGCCGGGATCACCCTCTTCGACACCGCCGACATGTACGGAGGGTCCGGCGAACGGGGCGGCACGCGCGGCGACGGCGAACGGCTCCTGGGCGCCGCCCTGAAGGGCCACCGGGACGAGGTCGTCCTGGCCACCAAGTTCGGCATGGAGATGGGGCCCGAGGCGGACCTCTACGGCCGGCGGGGCGCCCGCCCCTACATCCGCTACGCCGTCGAGGCGTCCTTGCGCCGGCTCGGCACCGACCGGATCGACCTGTACCAGTACCACGAGCCGGACGGCGTCACCCCGCTCGACGAGACGATCGCCGCCCTGTTCGACCTCGTGGACGAGGGCAAGATCGGCCACATCGGCTGCTCCAACCTGCCGGCCGAGGAGCTCACCGGTGCCTTCGTCAGCACGCAGGCCCGCTACCACCTGCTCGACCGCGGCGCGGAGAGCGACCTGATCCCCGCCTGCCTGCGCCACGGTGTCGGTCTGCTGCCGTACTACCCGCTGGCCAACGGCCTGCTCAGCGGCAAGTACCGGCGCGGCGAGGCTCCCCCGCCGGGCAGCCGCCTGTCCTGGCGGGAGGGCTGGCTCACCGACGTCGCCCTCGACCGGGTCGAGGCACTCACCGCGTACGGCGCCGAACGCGGCCTGACCCTCCTCCAGGTCGCCGTGGGCGGACTCGCCGCCCTGCCCGCCGTCGGCTCCGTCATCTGCGGCGCCATGACACCAGAACAGGTCACCGCCAACGCGGCGGCGGCCGACTGGATCCCTGACGCGGCCGACCTGGCCGCACTCGACGCGATCGTCATCCCCGGCGAACGCGTCGTCTGA
- a CDS encoding aminotransferase class III-fold pyridoxal phosphate-dependent enzyme, with the protein MTTSTRTPSGELPATAARHLLLNMTSNGALGPGGQDLLVIRRGEGPYVHDADDRRYIDGLSGLYCCQLGYSYGPEFAEAAERQLRELCFSPLWTASAHPTAIELAERLSRIAPVDVEHTFFSGGGAEAVETAWKIARRFHALRGEAGRVKAIARRGAYHGLTIGALSLTDDPGLREPYGPGAIETRFVSNTSRSGLAAEYADDAHHTSRLLAELEAAILAEGPETVAMLIAEPVQNRGGCITPPEGYWQGLRALADRYGFLLVADEVITAFGRLGEWFGGDRYDARPDIVTVAKGITAGYAPMGATLVGNRVVEVINQPGEVLNHGYTFAGHPLSAAIALRSLEIMERDRILDNVRGLQDHLATRMNALTDLSIVGDVRGAGFFYACELVGDLEGGGFSDTARADLIADLIPRRLREAGLLARVYNRSAPLVQIAPPLISDRALLDRIAEIIADTLDEASARL; encoded by the coding sequence ATGACCACCAGCACCCGCACCCCCTCCGGGGAACTGCCGGCCACCGCCGCCAGACACCTGCTCCTCAACATGACGTCCAACGGCGCGCTCGGCCCGGGCGGTCAGGACCTCCTGGTCATCCGGCGCGGCGAGGGTCCCTACGTCCACGACGCCGACGACCGGCGCTACATCGACGGCCTGTCAGGGCTGTACTGCTGCCAACTCGGCTACTCCTACGGCCCCGAGTTCGCCGAGGCCGCCGAACGGCAACTGCGTGAGCTGTGCTTCAGCCCGCTGTGGACCGCGTCCGCGCACCCCACGGCCATCGAACTCGCCGAGCGGCTGTCCCGGATCGCTCCCGTCGACGTCGAGCACACCTTCTTCTCGGGCGGCGGCGCCGAAGCGGTCGAGACCGCCTGGAAGATCGCCCGCCGCTTTCACGCCCTGCGTGGCGAGGCGGGGCGTGTGAAGGCCATCGCCCGGCGTGGTGCCTACCACGGGCTGACCATCGGGGCCCTGTCGCTCACCGACGACCCTGGGCTGCGCGAGCCGTACGGCCCCGGCGCCATCGAGACCCGGTTCGTGTCCAACACCAGCCGCTCCGGCCTCGCAGCCGAGTACGCCGACGACGCGCACCACACCTCCCGCCTGCTCGCCGAGCTGGAGGCGGCGATCCTTGCCGAGGGCCCGGAGACCGTCGCCATGCTGATCGCCGAGCCGGTGCAGAACCGCGGCGGCTGCATCACCCCGCCCGAGGGCTACTGGCAAGGACTGCGGGCGCTGGCCGACCGGTACGGCTTCCTGCTCGTCGCCGACGAGGTGATCACGGCCTTCGGCCGGCTCGGCGAGTGGTTCGGCGGGGACCGCTACGACGCCCGCCCCGACATCGTCACCGTCGCCAAGGGCATCACCGCCGGATACGCCCCCATGGGGGCAACCCTGGTCGGCAACCGCGTCGTCGAGGTCATCAACCAGCCCGGTGAGGTCCTCAACCACGGCTACACCTTCGCCGGGCACCCGCTGAGCGCGGCCATCGCCCTGCGCAGCCTGGAGATCATGGAGCGGGACAGGATCCTGGACAACGTCCGGGGCCTCCAGGACCACCTCGCGACCCGCATGAACGCCCTCACGGACCTGTCAATCGTCGGCGACGTCCGCGGCGCCGGGTTCTTCTACGCCTGCGAACTCGTCGGCGACCTGGAGGGCGGCGGCTTCAGCGACACCGCCCGCGCCGACCTGATCGCCGACCTGATCCCGCGCCGGCTGCGCGAGGCCGGCCTGCTGGCCCGCGTCTACAACCGCTCCGCGCCACTGGTCCAGATCGCGCCCCCGCTGATCAGCGACCGCGCCCTCCTCGACCGTATCGCCGAGATCATCGCGGACACCCTCGACGAGGCGTCCGCCCGCCTGTGA
- a CDS encoding FAD-binding oxidoreductase yields MKQIPYWLDTAPALPDRSGKDLPDEADVVVIGGGLTGLSTAYHTARKGARTVLVEKDKVGSGASGRNGSMCTQGITISPADARKRYGQERALELYNAFREAVDVVEELTRKEQIDCDFNRSGRLGAVCKPQHFEGLRAKQRDLAENFGHETVVLSKSDLRAELGSDYYHGALLDPLSAGLHVGKFVGGLADAAERAGAEIHERNAATGLTRLSGGGFLVETLHGTIRAKQVMAATDAYTDKSMPWFRKRLINVGSFIIVTEPLGEARAKELIPNGRLLVAHKNVGHYVRLTPDNRLAFGGRARFAPSNPASDIKSGDILKREMTEIFPQLAGVRIDYVWGGMVGMSWDRIPHAGEVNGLYYSMGYCGHGVQMATYMGRAVAEMMDGRPEANPLRGLGFPKVPVPFYNGTAWFLPFGGAYYKAKDRLL; encoded by the coding sequence ATGAAGCAGATCCCCTACTGGCTGGACACAGCCCCCGCCCTGCCCGACCGTTCCGGAAAGGACCTGCCCGACGAGGCGGACGTGGTGGTGATCGGCGGCGGCCTCACCGGCCTGTCCACCGCCTATCACACCGCCCGCAAGGGCGCCCGGACCGTCCTCGTCGAGAAGGACAAGGTCGGCTCGGGCGCCTCCGGGCGCAACGGCAGCATGTGCACCCAGGGCATCACCATCAGCCCCGCCGATGCACGCAAGCGTTACGGCCAGGAGCGCGCACTCGAGCTGTACAACGCCTTCCGCGAGGCGGTCGACGTCGTCGAGGAGCTGACGCGGAAGGAGCAGATCGACTGCGACTTCAACCGCTCCGGTCGCCTCGGCGCGGTCTGCAAGCCCCAGCACTTCGAGGGCCTGCGGGCCAAGCAGCGCGACCTGGCCGAGAACTTCGGCCACGAGACGGTCGTCCTGAGCAAGAGCGACCTGCGGGCCGAGCTCGGCTCGGACTACTACCACGGCGCCCTGCTCGACCCGCTCAGCGCGGGCCTGCACGTGGGCAAGTTCGTCGGCGGCCTGGCAGACGCCGCCGAGCGTGCCGGCGCCGAGATCCACGAGCGCAACGCCGCCACCGGCCTCACCCGCCTTTCCGGCGGCGGCTTCCTGGTGGAGACCCTGCACGGCACCATCCGTGCCAAACAGGTCATGGCGGCGACGGACGCCTACACCGACAAGTCGATGCCGTGGTTCCGGAAGCGGCTGATCAACGTCGGCAGCTTCATCATCGTCACCGAGCCGCTGGGGGAGGCGCGCGCCAAGGAGCTGATCCCGAACGGCCGCCTGCTGGTCGCCCACAAGAATGTCGGCCACTACGTCCGCCTCACCCCCGACAACCGCCTCGCCTTCGGCGGCCGGGCCCGCTTCGCCCCCTCCAACCCGGCCTCCGACATCAAGAGCGGCGACATCCTCAAGCGGGAGATGACCGAGATCTTCCCGCAGCTCGCCGGGGTGCGGATCGACTACGTGTGGGGCGGCATGGTCGGCATGTCCTGGGACCGCATCCCGCACGCGGGCGAGGTCAACGGCCTGTACTACTCCATGGGTTACTGCGGCCACGGCGTCCAGATGGCCACGTACATGGGCCGCGCGGTCGCCGAAATGATGGACGGCAGGCCGGAGGCCAACCCGCTGCGCGGCCTCGGCTTCCCGAAGGTCCCCGTCCCCTTCTACAACGGCACTGCCTGGTTCCTTCCGTTCGGCGGCGCCTACTACAAGGCCAAGGACCGCCTGCTCTGA
- a CDS encoding aldehyde dehydrogenase family protein gives MTAELQPAEPLTEPLTELLIDGKQTPAADGRTFTVLDPSDGTPIARVALAGTADVDRAVDAARAAFTSPAWARMRSADRGRILYRIAEAIRHQGERLARLESQDVGKPLSQAKADVEAAARYFEFYAGVADKLGGTTIPLGPGLIDYTVREPIGVSGQIIPFNYPLQNTARGSAPALAAGCTVVLKPSPEAPLTPLEIGRIALECGLPPGVLNVVPGDGETGAALAGHPGIDQVTFTGSVPTGIKVAQAAAANVVPSVTELGGKSPFVVFADADFDLALKAILGASFSNAGQMCSAGTRLLLQRGAEEFLDRLVEKIAALRVGPGLSDPDIGPLVAARQRDRVLGYLDLARQEGAVTRAGGGAPSDPALADGYYIEPTVLTGLTNDARCAREEIFGPVITVIEFDDADQALEIANDSPYGLSSYVWTCDIDKAMRLAEGIRAGQVSVNAIGVGTGVELPFGGYKHSGWGREKGLEALASYTQTKNVCIGFGSRS, from the coding sequence ATGACCGCCGAACTCCAGCCGGCCGAGCCGCTGACCGAGCCGCTGACCGAGCTGCTGATCGACGGCAAGCAGACACCCGCCGCCGACGGACGCACCTTCACCGTCCTGGACCCGTCCGACGGGACGCCCATCGCGCGGGTGGCGCTGGCGGGCACGGCGGACGTGGACCGGGCGGTGGACGCGGCGCGGGCGGCGTTCACGTCGCCCGCGTGGGCCCGGATGCGGTCCGCCGACCGTGGCCGGATCCTGTACCGGATCGCCGAGGCCATTCGCCACCAGGGTGAACGGCTCGCCCGTCTGGAGAGCCAGGACGTCGGCAAGCCGCTCAGCCAGGCGAAGGCCGACGTCGAGGCCGCCGCCCGCTACTTCGAGTTCTACGCGGGCGTCGCCGACAAGCTCGGCGGCACCACCATCCCCCTCGGGCCGGGTCTGATCGACTACACCGTCCGGGAACCGATCGGCGTCTCCGGCCAGATCATCCCGTTCAACTACCCCCTGCAGAACACCGCGAGAGGATCCGCCCCGGCACTGGCCGCCGGCTGCACGGTGGTGCTCAAGCCCTCCCCGGAGGCGCCCCTCACCCCGCTGGAGATCGGCAGGATCGCCCTCGAGTGCGGCCTGCCGCCGGGTGTGCTCAACGTCGTCCCCGGCGACGGCGAGACCGGCGCTGCCCTCGCCGGACACCCCGGCATCGACCAGGTCACCTTCACCGGCTCGGTGCCCACCGGCATCAAGGTCGCCCAGGCCGCCGCCGCCAACGTGGTGCCCTCCGTCACCGAGTTGGGCGGCAAGTCACCGTTCGTCGTCTTCGCCGACGCCGACTTCGACCTGGCGCTGAAGGCGATCCTGGGCGCCTCGTTCAGCAATGCCGGACAGATGTGCTCGGCCGGCACGCGGCTGCTCCTCCAGCGCGGGGCCGAGGAGTTCCTGGACCGGCTGGTGGAGAAGATCGCCGCCCTGCGCGTCGGACCCGGCCTGTCGGACCCGGACATCGGCCCGCTGGTCGCCGCCCGGCAGCGCGACCGGGTGCTGGGCTACCTGGACCTGGCCCGGCAGGAGGGCGCTGTCACCCGGGCCGGGGGAGGAGCACCGTCCGACCCGGCCCTCGCCGACGGCTACTACATCGAGCCGACCGTCCTCACCGGCCTGACCAACGACGCCCGGTGCGCCCGCGAGGAGATCTTCGGCCCCGTCATCACGGTCATCGAGTTCGACGACGCCGATCAGGCGCTGGAGATCGCCAACGACAGCCCGTACGGCCTCTCCTCGTACGTCTGGACCTGTGACATCGACAAGGCGATGCGCCTGGCCGAGGGGATCCGGGCCGGCCAGGTCTCCGTGAACGCCATCGGCGTCGGCACCGGGGTCGAGCTGCCCTTCGGCGGCTACAAGCACAGCGGCTGGGGCCGGGAGAAGGGCCTCGAAGCCCTGGCGAGCTACACGCAGACCAAGAACGTCTGCATCGGATTCGGGAGCCGGTCATGA